The Bos indicus x Bos taurus breed Angus x Brahman F1 hybrid chromosome 25, Bos_hybrid_MaternalHap_v2.0, whole genome shotgun sequence genome has a window encoding:
- the PMS2 gene encoding mismatch repair endonuclease PMS2 has protein sequence MDSTFDTTNQREEAVGSVRGLIRKWAGHCVGSSQWAAGRPRELRREQLRVPPQALSASMERADGPSSELAKAIKPIDRKSVHQICSGQVVLGLSTAVKELVENSVDAGATSIDLRLKDYGVELIEVSDNGCGVEEENFEGLTLKHHTSKIQEFADLTQVETFGFRGEALSSLCALSDVTISTCHTSVKVGTRLVFDHNGKILQKTPYPRPRGTTVSVQQLFYTLPVRHKEFQRNIKKEFAKMVQVLQAYCIISAGVRISCTNQVGQGKRQPVVCTSGSSSLKENIGLVFGQKQLQSLIPFVQLPPSDSICEEYGLSCSQALHNLFCISGFVSHCAHGVGRSSTDRQFFFINRRPCDPSKVSRLVNEVYHMYNRHQYPFVVLNVSVDSACVDINVTPDKRQILLQEEKLLLAVLKTSLIGMFESDVNKLQVSQQPLLDVEGHLIKRPSAEMEKPEPEKKDDPAPLRTRGEEKRVVTISRLRETFSLRHSTENKSRGPKATDPRRVSPKQKSSAQFPRALGPPCSQKHISEPGEEGRTSAQGPHDLMSRVEMEEDSGHGSASAGSEEASSTPETSSHPSTDRVASSPEDKFSQENMESREKLPETDHHLSGTKCHLNQEESSSTSGVLPQPTKLSSPNAKHFKKEGIPLNPNVLAESVKAQSASATVDVAVKINKKIVPLDFSMSSLAKRIKQLCQQEQQQESQQNYRKFRAKICPGENQAAEDELRKEISKTMFAEMEIIGQFNLGFIITKLNADIFIVDQHATDEKYNFEMLQQHTVLQGQRLIAPQTLSLTAVNEAILIENLEIFRKNGFDFVIDEHAPVTERAKLISLPTSKNWTFGPQDIDELLFMLSDSPGVMCRPSRVRQMFASRACRKSVMIGTPLNTSEMKKLITHMGEMDHPWNCPHGRPTMRHIANLDVISQS, from the exons ATGGACTCGACCTTTGACACCACCAATCAGCGAGAAGAAGCTGTGGGAAGCGTTCGCGGCCTTATCCGGAAGTGGGCAGGGCACTGTGTGGGAAGCAGCCAATGGGCGGCCGGGCGCCCACGGGAGCTGCGGCGCGAACAGCTCCGAGTCCCGCCTCAGGCTCTGTCTGCATCCATGGAGCGAGCTGACGGGCCGAG TTCAGAACTTGCTAAGGCCATCAAACCTATCGATCGGAAGTCAGTCCATCAGATTTGCTCTGGGCAAGTGGTACTTGGTCTAAGCACTGCTGTGAAGGAGTTGGTAGAAAATAGTGTGGATGCCGGCGCAACTAGTATTG ATCTCAGGCTTAAAGACTATGGAGTGGAGCTCATCGAAGTTTCAGACAACGGATGTGGGGTagaagaagaaaattttgaaGGCTTAA CTCTGAAACATCACACTTCGAAGATTCAGGAGTTTGCAGACCTCACTCAGGTTGAAACTTTTGGCTTTCGAGGGGAAGCTCTGAGCTCACTCTGTGCACTGAG CGATGTGACTATTTCTACCTGCCACACGTCTGTGAAGGTTGGGACTCGATTAGTGTTTGATCACAATggaaaaattctccagaaaaccCCCTACCCACGACCCAGGGGGACGACGGTCAGCGTGCAGCAGCTATTTTATACGCTTCCTGTGCGCCATAAGGAGTTTCAAAGGAATATTAAGAAG GAGTTCGCCAAGATGGTTCAGGTGTTACAGGCATACTGCATCATTTCAGCGGGCGTCCGTATAAGTTGCACCAATCAGGTCGGGCAGGGCAAGCGGCAGCCTGTGGTGTGCACCAGCGGAAGCTCCAGCCTGAAGGAAAACATCGGATTGGTGTTTGGGCAGAAGCAG TTGCAAAGCCTCATCCCCTTTGTGCAGCTGCCCCCTAGTGACTCCATCTGCGAAGAATATGGGCTGAGCTGTTCCCAGGCTCTGCACAACCTGTTTTG CATCTCAGGTTTTGTTTCGCACTGTGCTCACGGCGTGGGAAGAAGTTCAACGGACAGACAGTTTTTCTTTATCAATCGGCGGCCTTGTGACCCATCAAAG GTTTCCAGACTTGTGAATGAGGTCTATCACATGTATAATCGGCATCAGTACCCATTTGTTGTTCTTAATGTTTCTGTTGATTCCG CATGTGTCGACATCAACGTTACTCCAGATAAAAGGCAAATTTTACTGCAAGAGGAGAAGCTTTTGTTGGCAGTTTTAAAGACGTCTTTGATAGGAATGTTCGAGAGTGATGTTAACAAACTCCAGGTCAGCCAGCAGCCACTGCTGGATGTGGAAG GTCACTTAATAAAGAGGCCTTCGgcagagatggagaagcctgagCCAGAAAAGAAGGATGATCCTGCCCCGTTAAGGACTcgtggagaagagaaaagagtaGTGACCATTTCCAGGCTGAGAGAAACCTTTTCCCTTCGTCACTCGACTGAGAACAAGTCCCGGGGTCCGAAGGCCACTGATCCGAGGCGGGTTTCTCCGAAGCAGAAAAGCAGTGCCCAGTTTCCTAGAGCTTTGGGGCCCCCCTGCTCCCAGAAGCACATTTCTGaacctggggaggaagggaggactTCTGCTCAGGGGCCCCACGACTTGATGAGCAGAGTGGAGATGGAGGAGGACTCGGGGCACGGCAGCGCATCTGCCGGCTCCGAGGAGGCATCCAGCACCCCCGAGACAAGCAGTCACCCCAGCACTGACCGTGTGGCAAGCTCCCCCGAAGACAAATTTTCCCAAGAAAATATGGAGTCTCGGGAAAAGTTACCTGAAACTGACCATCATCTTTCAGGCACAAAGTGCCATTTAAACCAAGAAGAAAGCAGCTCCACATCTGGAGTCTTGCCGCAGCCCACAAAGCTCTCATCCCCAAatgcaaagcattttaaaaaagaagggattCCTTTAAATCCCAATGTCCTTGCAGAGTCGGTGAAAGCCCAGAGTGCGTCAGCTACAGTGGATGTAGCTgtgaaaattaacaagaaaatagTGCcccttgatttttccatgagTTCTTTAGCCAAACGAATAAAGCAGTTGTGTCAGCAAGAACAGCAACAAGAAAGTCAACAGAATTATAGGAAGTTTCGGGCAAAGATTTGCCCTGGAGAAAATCAAGCAGCAGAAGACGAACTAAGAAAAGAGATCAG CAAAACGATGTTTGCAGAAATGGAAATCATTGGTCAGTTTAACTTGGGGTTTATCATCACCAAGCTGAATGCAGATATCTTCATAGTGGACCAGCATGCCACGGACGAGAAATACAACTTCGAGATGCTTCAGCAGCACACTGTTCTCCAGGGTCAAAGGCTTATAGC ACCTCAGACTCTCAGCCTAACGGCTGTCAATGAAGCGATTCTAATAGAAAATCTGGAAATATTCAGGAAGAATGGCTTTGACTTTGTTATTGATGAACACG CACCAGTCACTGAAAGAGCCAAGTTGATTTCCTTGCCAACCAGTAAGAACTGGACCTTTGGACCCCAGGACATAGACGAGCTGCTCTTCATGCTGAGTGACAGCCCTGGGGTCATGTGCCGGCCCTCCCGCGTCCGGCAGATGTTCGCCTCCAGAGCCTGTCGCAAGTCT GTGATGATTGGAACCCCTCTTAACACAAGCGAGATGAAGAAACTCATCACACACATGGGGGAGATGGACCATCCCTGGAACTGTCCCCACGGAAGGCCCACCATGAGACACATTGCCAACCTGGATGTCATTTCTCAGAGCTGA